Proteins encoded within one genomic window of Ignavibacteriota bacterium:
- a CDS encoding serine hydrolase → MTLRRVVYAIALSIGVNAGASSQQTPDIDAYVEAVRSTFDVPGISLAIVKDGKVVLAKGYGIKTVGKPEKVDAHTLFGIASNTKLFTATALALLVEEGKIEWDAPVVRYLPWFQLSDPYVTRELTVRDLLVHRSGLGLGAGDLLWWPPSTYTRNEIARRLRFIPLSTSFRSAYAYDNVLYLVAGELIQAVSGLTWEDFVTSRILKPVGMLESTVRHGDPGQAKNIATPHAPINGTVQPVKSFDSDNTNPAGGINANAVDMAKWLITQMDSGRVAGGSPLFSPRTTRQLWGIVTPLGIGEPAPELAALKPEFNGYALGIQVRDLRGVKLLTHTGGLPGYVSRVTMVPKLKLGIAVLTNQESGAAFESLTYLILDHFLKQPYTDWPAAYKRVNARRDSIQAAADRKRMVRADSAAIPPLPLERYVGTYTDPWYGEMAISLQAGKLQISMKHTPALQGALEYWQYGSFIARWSDPELRADAFVMFTLAPDGTIERVKMKPVSGETDFSFDFQDLAFTPAKK, encoded by the coding sequence ATGACCCTCCGTCGCGTCGTCTATGCCATCGCACTGAGTATTGGTGTCAACGCCGGTGCATCCTCACAGCAAACGCCGGATATCGATGCCTACGTTGAGGCCGTCCGGAGCACTTTCGATGTCCCCGGCATCTCCCTGGCGATCGTGAAGGACGGCAAGGTCGTCCTCGCGAAGGGATACGGCATCAAGACCGTCGGGAAACCCGAGAAGGTCGATGCCCATACGCTGTTCGGGATCGCGTCCAATACGAAACTCTTCACCGCAACGGCACTCGCCCTCCTGGTGGAAGAGGGGAAGATCGAATGGGATGCCCCGGTCGTCCGCTACCTGCCCTGGTTCCAGCTTTCCGATCCGTATGTCACACGCGAGCTGACGGTCCGCGACCTGCTCGTTCATCGCAGTGGACTCGGCCTCGGGGCCGGCGACCTGCTCTGGTGGCCGCCATCGACGTACACGCGGAATGAGATCGCACGCCGCCTGCGCTTCATCCCGCTCAGCACGAGCTTCCGCAGCGCCTATGCCTACGACAACGTGCTGTACCTTGTGGCCGGGGAACTGATCCAGGCCGTGAGCGGGCTTACATGGGAAGACTTCGTGACGTCCCGCATCCTCAAGCCGGTCGGGATGCTGGAGAGCACGGTGCGCCATGGCGATCCCGGGCAGGCAAAGAACATCGCCACGCCACATGCACCTATCAACGGTACGGTTCAACCGGTGAAGTCCTTCGACAGCGACAACACGAATCCCGCCGGTGGCATCAATGCCAATGCGGTGGATATGGCGAAGTGGCTGATCACCCAAATGGATTCCGGGCGCGTCGCCGGCGGATCGCCTCTCTTCTCGCCGCGCACCACCAGACAACTCTGGGGTATCGTCACGCCCCTGGGCATCGGCGAACCAGCACCGGAACTCGCCGCTCTCAAGCCTGAATTCAACGGGTATGCGCTCGGGATCCAGGTCCGCGATCTTCGCGGGGTGAAGTTGCTCACGCATACCGGTGGCCTCCCGGGGTATGTCTCGCGCGTGACGATGGTCCCGAAACTGAAACTCGGGATCGCGGTGCTCACGAACCAGGAATCAGGTGCTGCATTCGAATCGCTTACGTACCTCATCCTTGACCACTTCCTCAAGCAGCCATACACGGATTGGCCCGCAGCGTACAAACGTGTCAACGCGCGGCGGGATTCGATCCAGGCTGCGGCCGACCGGAAGCGTATGGTCAGGGCGGACAGCGCCGCCATCCCGCCGCTTCCGCTCGAGCGGTATGTTGGCACATACACCGACCCCTGGTACGGTGAGATGGCGATCTCCCTCCAGGCGGGGAAGCTGCAGATCAGCATGAAGCACACACCAGCGCTCCAGGGAGCGTTGGAATACTGGCAGTATGGCAGTTTCATCGCCCGCTGGTCGGATCCGGAACTCCGCGCCGATGCGTTCGTGATGTTCACGCTTGCGCCCGATGGAACGATCGAGCGCGTGAAGATGAAGCCGGTGTCGGGCGAGACGGACTTCAGTTTCGATTTCCAGGATCTCGCGTTCACACCGGCAAAGAAGTGA
- a CDS encoding carbohydrate binding family 9 domain-containing protein, with protein sequence MPVVRFSLLPSVVLVLLGASSSLMLAQDVPVVRAVRVKTAPRMDGVLNDAVWQLARPATGFLQRDPLDGAPASAASEVRVLYDDDALYFGCRYHDPEPAKITSRLARRDDEEDTDRGSVRMDTFHDHQNAYELTFNPAGVRVDILQYRDGQYEDNSWDPVWQVETRIDSLGWTAELRVPFSILRYPDVPDGVEQTWGINFLRSVFRTQEDSRWSWTPKSVQGLVSRFGHLEGLVDLPRPRRIEIMPFGLLRQEWRPANGAAAGSTLRGNGGLDLKVGLSNNFVLDATINPDFGQVEADPAVLNLSTFESFYPERRPFFIEGMQIFRFSTFGGDGAGPGLFYSRRIGRALGDDRVPLESGERLVRAPQASTIIGAVKVAGKTSGGLSVGVLQAVTDREFAVVERGGQEFERQVENEASYSLIRLRQDVLDGSSIGVIATAMARRTQLPSFTGGLDWHLFDADRSHGLTGFLAGSLVGNHEGNRLGGIAGNIELSRTAAEHWLWSISADITTKQYQINDMGFFRRPNDYGAFGTLTYKEEKPAAVVRRYSFRGMLHERRNFDGAGINRSVQLESSVLLTGFEEFGFSAGLDAGRYDDRETRGNGLYERPLSGFAELSASSDYRKDVVVSAELRHSWDRHGKRGYAFETELEFRPASWTSWEISGEGDIINDQEAWMTNEDLGQGSRSIFADRDTRAISATVRGSVTFHRDMTLQLYAQMFTAKGRYRNPRVLQTASIFGPFMGTVAGDFAGQEFNMNLVFRWEYMPGSTLYLVLSQARLAGSDNYYASWGRDVADLFASPPSTVLIGKMTFWWNI encoded by the coding sequence ATGCCTGTGGTCCGCTTTTCCCTTCTGCCCTCTGTCGTCCTTGTCCTCCTGGGTGCCTCAAGCTCTCTCATGCTGGCGCAGGACGTCCCCGTCGTCCGCGCTGTCCGTGTGAAGACGGCACCGCGGATGGACGGTGTTCTGAACGATGCCGTGTGGCAGCTGGCACGTCCGGCGACGGGTTTCCTTCAGCGCGATCCACTCGATGGGGCGCCGGCGTCGGCCGCATCCGAGGTCCGCGTGCTTTACGACGATGATGCGCTGTATTTCGGTTGCCGGTATCACGATCCCGAACCCGCGAAGATCACCTCACGGCTTGCGCGCCGCGATGATGAAGAGGATACCGACAGAGGTTCGGTGCGCATGGATACCTTCCATGATCACCAGAATGCCTACGAACTGACCTTCAATCCTGCCGGCGTGCGCGTGGATATCCTTCAATACCGCGATGGCCAGTACGAGGACAATTCGTGGGACCCCGTCTGGCAGGTGGAGACCAGGATCGACTCGCTCGGATGGACCGCTGAGTTGCGCGTGCCCTTCAGTATCCTCCGGTATCCCGACGTCCCTGATGGGGTGGAGCAGACGTGGGGCATCAACTTCTTACGGTCGGTGTTCCGTACCCAGGAAGACTCGCGATGGTCATGGACCCCCAAGTCCGTGCAGGGGCTCGTCTCCCGGTTCGGACACCTGGAAGGCCTTGTCGATCTTCCCAGGCCCCGCCGCATCGAGATCATGCCTTTCGGACTCCTCCGGCAGGAATGGCGGCCGGCGAATGGTGCCGCAGCCGGTTCCACGTTGCGGGGCAACGGCGGTCTTGATCTGAAGGTCGGGCTCTCGAACAACTTTGTGCTGGATGCGACGATCAATCCGGACTTCGGACAGGTGGAAGCCGATCCGGCAGTGCTCAATCTCTCCACGTTCGAGTCGTTCTATCCGGAACGCCGTCCGTTCTTCATTGAAGGCATGCAGATCTTCCGGTTCTCCACATTCGGCGGCGATGGCGCCGGCCCCGGATTGTTCTACTCGCGGCGCATAGGTCGCGCGCTGGGCGATGATCGAGTGCCGCTGGAGAGCGGAGAACGCCTGGTGCGGGCTCCGCAGGCATCCACGATCATCGGTGCAGTGAAGGTCGCAGGCAAGACCTCCGGCGGCCTGTCCGTCGGGGTCCTGCAGGCCGTCACCGACCGGGAGTTCGCGGTCGTGGAAAGGGGCGGACAAGAATTCGAGCGTCAGGTGGAAAATGAAGCGAGCTACTCACTGATCCGCCTGAGGCAGGATGTTCTTGATGGGTCATCCATTGGGGTGATCGCAACCGCGATGGCGCGGAGAACGCAACTGCCGTCATTCACCGGCGGACTTGATTGGCATCTGTTCGATGCCGACCGGAGCCATGGCCTCACGGGATTCCTGGCCGGGTCGCTTGTCGGGAACCATGAGGGGAACCGGTTGGGCGGGATCGCCGGGAACATAGAACTCTCGCGTACCGCGGCGGAACACTGGCTGTGGAGCATCAGTGCGGATATCACGACGAAGCAATATCAGATCAATGACATGGGCTTTTTCCGCCGGCCGAATGACTACGGTGCGTTCGGGACGTTGACCTATAAGGAAGAGAAGCCCGCAGCCGTCGTGCGCCGGTATTCGTTCAGAGGGATGCTCCACGAGCGTCGCAATTTTGACGGCGCCGGGATCAACCGCAGTGTACAACTCGAGAGCAGCGTGCTGCTCACCGGGTTCGAAGAATTCGGGTTCTCGGCAGGGTTGGATGCCGGCAGGTACGATGACCGGGAAACCCGCGGGAATGGCCTCTACGAGCGGCCGTTGTCCGGGTTTGCGGAGCTGTCGGCAAGTTCCGACTACCGCAAGGATGTCGTGGTCTCCGCCGAGTTGCGGCACTCGTGGGACCGCCACGGGAAGCGCGGCTATGCATTCGAAACGGAACTGGAATTCCGGCCGGCATCGTGGACCTCCTGGGAGATCAGCGGGGAAGGGGACATCATCAATGACCAGGAAGCGTGGATGACGAACGAGGATCTCGGGCAGGGATCGCGCAGCATCTTTGCCGACCGGGACACGCGGGCGATCAGTGCCACGGTGCGTGGGTCCGTTACCTTCCACCGCGATATGACGCTGCAGTTGTACGCACAGATGTTCACAGCGAAAGGCCGGTACCGGAATCCCCGCGTGTTGCAGACCGCTTCGATCTTTGGCCCGTTCATGGGAACCGTGGCGGGAGATTTCGCGGGGCAGGAATTCAACATGAACCTTGTCTTCCGGTGGGAGTATATGCCGGGGAGCACGCTGTACCTGGTCCTCTCGCAGGCGCGCCTTGCCGGATCGGACAACTACTATGCGTCGTGGGGCCGGGATGTGGCCGACCTGTTCGCGTCTCCGCCGTCGACGGTCCTTATTGGAAAGATGACGTTCTGGTGGAATATCTGA
- a CDS encoding DUF4395 domain-containing protein has translation MSSGFQFGERVEGYTIPVVNEREVRAAAGILFLATFLSLMFIMFDLQFLPIKYVITLFLTDFLIRVFINPKFAPTLILGRLIVRNQVPEYVGAQQKKFAWAIGVILAATMFVLMVLMNTYSIISGLICLVCLIFLFFESAFGICLGCMVYPWIYKEKAQYCPGEVCDVKAKQDIQKTSWKQALVLAGFIAYAVGVVYVVNDNFGSMPHDLFGAKAAELHSPTTPQ, from the coding sequence GTGAGCAGTGGCTTCCAATTCGGTGAGCGGGTCGAAGGCTACACCATCCCGGTGGTGAATGAACGTGAAGTGCGTGCGGCGGCGGGGATCCTGTTCCTGGCGACGTTCCTCTCGCTGATGTTCATCATGTTCGATCTGCAGTTCCTGCCGATCAAGTACGTCATCACGCTGTTCCTGACAGATTTTCTGATCCGTGTCTTCATCAACCCGAAGTTTGCGCCCACACTCATCCTCGGCCGGCTGATCGTCCGCAACCAGGTCCCCGAGTATGTCGGTGCACAGCAGAAGAAATTCGCGTGGGCGATCGGCGTCATCCTCGCGGCAACGATGTTCGTGCTCATGGTGCTCATGAACACGTACAGCATCATTTCCGGCCTCATCTGCCTGGTCTGTCTGATCTTCCTGTTCTTCGAATCCGCCTTCGGCATCTGCCTCGGTTGCATGGTCTATCCCTGGATCTACAAGGAGAAAGCGCAGTACTGCCCCGGTGAGGTGTGCGATGTGAAGGCGAAGCAGGACATTCAGAAGACCTCGTGGAAACAGGCGCTGGTCCTGGCCGGGTTCATCGCGTATGCCGTTGGAGTTGTCTACGTTGTGAATGACAATTTCGGTTCCATGCCGCACGACCTGTTCGGCGCCAAAGCCGCGGAATTGCACAGTCCAACGACTCCGCAGTGA
- a CDS encoding M48 family metallopeptidase, translating into MASLPKNIYEQQAQNRRLTVVVLGGFILFVGLLGLGLDMFVLGYSPGADEGMGLFSLPVATIAAVGLGGIGAARSAAGGDTAVLASSTAVPVDENDPKYRQLVNVVDEMAIASGLTRPKIYIIPDPDPNAFATGLKPERAAIAVTEGLVERLNREELQAVVAHEMGHIRNLDIRLMTVVAALIGTVLLLSEFGTRMMRFGGVRSGGKKSGKDSGGGLGILMVVWIVALILAPIISQLLAMAVSRQREYLADASAAELTRNPLALASALEKIDKAVEPTRAIKKGTAHLCIADPLGRPANEREGVAADLFATHPPIAKRVALLRGMAYQKVV; encoded by the coding sequence ATGGCTTCCTTGCCAAAGAACATCTACGAGCAGCAGGCACAGAACAGGCGTTTGACCGTCGTGGTCCTTGGCGGGTTCATTCTCTTTGTGGGACTCCTGGGACTCGGCCTGGACATGTTCGTGCTCGGGTACTCGCCCGGGGCCGATGAAGGCATGGGCCTCTTTTCGCTTCCGGTCGCGACGATCGCCGCCGTCGGATTGGGCGGCATCGGTGCAGCGCGGAGCGCTGCCGGTGGCGACACCGCAGTTCTCGCATCCTCCACCGCCGTTCCGGTGGACGAGAACGATCCGAAGTACCGCCAGCTCGTGAACGTCGTGGATGAGATGGCGATCGCGTCGGGCCTCACGCGGCCGAAGATCTATATCATCCCCGATCCGGATCCCAACGCCTTCGCCACCGGGCTGAAGCCGGAGCGTGCGGCGATCGCCGTCACGGAAGGCCTCGTCGAGCGCTTGAACCGTGAGGAACTGCAGGCGGTGGTCGCGCATGAGATGGGGCACATCCGGAATCTCGACATCCGCCTCATGACGGTCGTTGCGGCGCTCATCGGGACGGTCCTGCTGCTGAGCGAGTTCGGTACACGCATGATGCGCTTTGGCGGCGTGAGGAGCGGAGGGAAGAAGAGCGGGAAGGACTCCGGTGGTGGACTCGGGATACTGATGGTCGTGTGGATCGTGGCGCTCATCCTTGCCCCGATCATATCGCAGCTCCTGGCGATGGCGGTCTCGCGTCAGCGCGAATACCTTGCCGATGCCTCCGCGGCGGAGCTTACCCGCAACCCGCTCGCCCTTGCGTCGGCGCTGGAGAAGATCGATAAGGCGGTTGAACCTACGCGTGCGATCAAGAAAGGGACGGCGCATCTCTGCATCGCAGACCCGCTCGGCCGTCCGGCGAATGAACGGGAAGGCGTGGCGGCGGACCTCTTTGCTACGCATCCGCCCATCGCGAAGCGTGTCGCCCTGTTGCGGGGCATGGCGTATCAAAAGGTTGTATAG
- a CDS encoding LemA family protein — protein sequence MILLVLLGAVVLIIVWVISKYNSLVTLRAQVENGWKQIDVQLKRRHDLIPNLVNTVKGFMKFEQDTLEKVIQARNAATTATGVADAAAKESALTGALGKLFALAEAYPTLKSNENVMQLQEELSSTENKIGFARQFYNDIATKYNITTQVFPVNIIANMFGFKPAELFQVTDAAERAVPNVDLSLNK from the coding sequence ATGATCCTTCTTGTGCTACTCGGTGCTGTGGTGTTGATCATCGTCTGGGTGATCTCGAAATACAACAGCCTCGTCACGCTACGGGCGCAGGTCGAGAACGGCTGGAAGCAGATCGACGTGCAGCTCAAGCGCCGGCATGACCTCATTCCCAACCTGGTCAACACGGTGAAGGGGTTCATGAAGTTCGAGCAGGACACGCTGGAGAAGGTCATTCAGGCACGCAATGCGGCCACGACGGCAACAGGAGTCGCCGATGCGGCAGCAAAGGAAAGCGCGCTCACCGGTGCCCTGGGAAAACTGTTCGCACTGGCCGAGGCGTATCCGACGCTGAAGTCGAACGAGAACGTGATGCAGCTCCAGGAAGAACTCTCCAGCACGGAGAACAAGATCGGCTTCGCACGTCAGTTCTACAACGACATCGCTACGAAGTACAACATCACCACGCAGGTGTTCCCGGTGAACATCATTGCGAACATGTTCGGGTTCAAGCCGGCGGAGCTCTTCCAGGTGACCGACGCTGCGGAGCGTGCGGTGCCGAACGTCGACCTTTCGCTGAACAAGTAG
- a CDS encoding helix-turn-helix domain-containing protein, with the protein MKISTHDELLKSIRQGGKILKGKKDPTRAFQIQYPDVAAIRQHLGLTQRQFASLLGISPSTLRNWEQGRRRPEGAARVLLCVAARYPHAVLETVQY; encoded by the coding sequence ATGAAAATCAGCACCCACGATGAGCTTCTGAAGAGTATCAGGCAGGGCGGCAAGATCCTGAAGGGCAAAAAGGATCCAACGCGTGCTTTTCAGATCCAGTATCCCGACGTGGCAGCGATCAGGCAACATTTAGGGCTCACCCAACGGCAGTTCGCATCCCTCCTCGGGATCAGCCCGTCCACGTTGCGCAATTGGGAACAGGGCAGGCGGAGGCCGGAAGGCGCTGCACGGGTGCTCTTGTGCGTGGCTGCACGGTACCCCCACGCCGTGCTCGAGACTGTTCAGTACTGA
- a CDS encoding helix-turn-helix transcriptional regulator, with product MSEHPTQETLSRKEREKRARQQDILKAARELIATKGFRDTTLDEIAQKAEFGKGTLYNYFASKEDIFHAIIDQAIEIRSPRRVSVRPGPATSAQDSRRMPGQACSTSATTGSFSTRSSSNSTVAESPTLRV from the coding sequence ATGAGCGAACACCCGACACAGGAAACCCTCTCCAGAAAAGAACGCGAAAAGCGCGCGCGCCAACAGGATATCCTGAAGGCCGCCCGCGAGCTCATCGCAACGAAGGGGTTCAGGGACACCACCCTCGACGAGATCGCCCAGAAGGCCGAGTTCGGTAAGGGGACCCTCTATAATTACTTCGCCAGCAAAGAGGATATCTTCCACGCCATCATCGATCAGGCGATCGAAATTCGATCGCCACGGCGCGTGAGTGTTCGGCCGGGCCCGGCGACCTCCGCACAAGACTCACGGCGTATGCCCGGGCAAGCATGCTCTACATCCGCGACAACGGGGAGCTTCTCCACGCGATCTTCCTCGAACTCCACGGTGGCCGAAAGTCCGACACTTCGCGTTTGA
- a CDS encoding TolC family protein, with the protein MHAHSPTLAGAIARSVVLLLMIVSATGAHAQTGTSPMVLTLDRALEIAAKQNRDIQVADQDRLKADAQITEARSGAFPQLNVSGVYTRNIKNAVMFVPPNSLINPTDKTMTIEFGSANAYAASATLNQPLFNFRVGTALDIATTYAEYADRGYQVTEENVALQTKKAFYTVLLARELVRANREGLDVVRANLENLRAQYNKGTAAEFDLLRAEVQVANTEPLSIAAENGLLLAKNNLKNVLALPLDQDIDVQGELAYQDIQPDVLESRRREAVATNASIAQLALQESLLQKNISVERAGHYPTLDLTGAYMWQSQDNSFIFKDYLWANSFNVGLKLSIPIFDGFRTSSRTEQAIVDHQKIVTLRQKAEEGLRLQIQSLELRMAEARKRIDGQVKSLGQAQKAVHIAQTRFTSGVGTQLELMDTQVAMTRTQTNYAQGIYDYLVARAEWENAVGRQR; encoded by the coding sequence ATGCATGCTCACTCACCGACGCTTGCCGGCGCGATCGCCAGAAGTGTCGTTCTTCTTCTTATGATCGTGAGCGCCACCGGCGCGCACGCGCAGACCGGCACTTCGCCTATGGTCCTGACCCTCGACAGGGCGCTCGAGATCGCGGCGAAGCAGAACCGCGACATCCAGGTGGCCGACCAGGACCGCCTCAAGGCGGACGCCCAGATCACCGAAGCGCGGTCCGGGGCATTCCCCCAACTGAATGTGTCGGGTGTCTACACCAGGAACATCAAGAACGCCGTGATGTTCGTGCCGCCCAACAGCCTCATCAACCCGACCGACAAGACGATGACGATCGAGTTCGGTTCGGCCAATGCCTACGCGGCGTCGGCCACACTCAACCAGCCGTTGTTCAATTTCCGGGTCGGCACGGCCCTGGACATCGCGACCACGTACGCCGAGTACGCTGACCGCGGCTATCAGGTCACCGAAGAGAATGTCGCGCTGCAGACGAAGAAGGCATTCTACACCGTCCTCCTCGCCCGCGAGCTCGTCCGTGCCAATCGCGAAGGATTGGATGTCGTCAGGGCGAACCTCGAGAACCTGCGCGCGCAGTACAACAAAGGGACCGCGGCAGAATTCGATCTGCTGCGTGCCGAAGTGCAGGTAGCGAATACCGAGCCCCTCTCCATCGCCGCGGAGAATGGCCTGCTGCTCGCCAAGAACAACCTGAAGAACGTCCTGGCTCTCCCTCTCGATCAGGATATCGATGTGCAGGGAGAGCTGGCCTATCAGGACATTCAGCCCGACGTGCTCGAGTCCCGCCGGCGCGAGGCCGTCGCCACCAACGCCAGCATCGCACAGCTCGCTCTTCAGGAGTCGCTGCTGCAGAAGAACATCAGCGTGGAGCGTGCGGGGCACTACCCCACGCTCGACCTGACCGGGGCATATATGTGGCAATCGCAGGACAACTCCTTCATCTTCAAAGACTATCTCTGGGCGAACTCATTCAATGTCGGACTCAAGCTCTCCATCCCGATCTTCGATGGGTTCCGGACCAGCTCGCGGACCGAACAGGCGATCGTTGATCATCAGAAGATCGTCACCCTGCGCCAGAAGGCCGAAGAGGGACTCCGTCTCCAGATCCAGTCCCTCGAACTGCGCATGGCCGAGGCCCGCAAACGGATCGACGGGCAGGTCAAGTCTCTCGGTCAGGCCCAGAAAGCAGTGCACATCGCCCAGACCCGCTTCACCAGCGGCGTGGGGACGCAATTGGAGCTCATGGACACGCAGGTAGCCATGACGCGCACACAAACGAATTATGCCCAGGGCATCTACGACTACCTCGTCGCACGGGCCGAATGGGAGAATGCTGTCGGGCGCCAGCGTTGA
- a CDS encoding efflux RND transporter periplasmic adaptor subunit, whose translation MNTTFQIIAGRTAAIAGLVMLVLLAGCGTHENEAAQGDVDRAKIAVPIDVAVVSTGALSVERTYSATLEGQEQANIVPKISERVAKVHVQVGAAVPAERLIVTLDKAGASSQFYQAEASFRNAEKSLERMKSLYAEGAVSLQTLDGVQTQHDVARANYVAARSMVELTTPIGGVITAVNVNIGDLTSPGVPIATVAQIGRMKAIFNLNESDVASLAIGQKVSISSEARPDLSVQGTILQISRSADVRSRSFEVKAMFTNTPDRWFRPGMFARIRTRIGSGTGALIVPSVAVQTDGITSKVFVVNNGRAYQRLVETGMTDGERTVVLRGLSPADSVATVGVNNVRDSSYVIVSQQTGAR comes from the coding sequence GTGAACACCACTTTTCAGATCATTGCCGGCCGCACCGCGGCCATCGCCGGCCTCGTGATGCTTGTGCTGCTGGCCGGTTGCGGGACCCATGAAAACGAAGCGGCACAGGGCGACGTTGACCGCGCGAAGATCGCCGTTCCCATCGATGTTGCGGTCGTCAGCACCGGTGCACTCTCCGTGGAGCGCACCTACTCTGCCACCCTCGAGGGACAGGAACAGGCGAACATCGTTCCGAAGATCTCGGAACGCGTGGCAAAGGTGCATGTCCAGGTCGGGGCCGCGGTACCCGCGGAGCGGCTGATCGTCACGCTCGACAAAGCCGGGGCTTCATCGCAATTCTATCAGGCCGAGGCCAGCTTCCGGAATGCCGAGAAGTCGCTGGAACGGATGAAGTCCCTGTATGCCGAAGGCGCGGTGTCGCTCCAAACGCTGGATGGTGTCCAGACCCAACATGATGTCGCCAGAGCGAACTACGTCGCAGCGCGCAGCATGGTGGAGCTCACCACACCCATCGGCGGCGTGATCACCGCCGTGAACGTCAATATCGGCGATCTCACCTCTCCCGGAGTTCCCATTGCCACGGTCGCCCAGATCGGCCGGATGAAGGCGATCTTCAATCTGAATGAATCCGATGTCGCCTCACTGGCCATCGGTCAGAAGGTGTCGATCTCCTCGGAGGCGCGCCCGGATCTGAGCGTGCAGGGGACCATTCTGCAGATCTCCCGCTCCGCCGATGTCCGTTCCCGCTCGTTCGAAGTGAAGGCGATGTTCACGAACACCCCGGACCGGTGGTTCCGTCCCGGAATGTTCGCCAGGATCCGCACCCGGATCGGGTCCGGCACCGGAGCCCTCATCGTGCCCAGCGTGGCGGTTCAGACGGACGGCATCACCAGCAAGGTCTTCGTGGTGAACAATGGACGGGCGTATCAGCGCCTCGTCGAGACGGGCATGACCGACGGAGAGCGGACCGTGGTCCTGCGAGGCCTCTCCCCCGCCGATTCCGTGGCAACGGTCGGCGTCAACAACGTACGCGACAGCAGCTATGTCATCGTGTCGCAGCAGACCGGTGCGCGCTGA